A genome region from Sphaeramia orbicularis chromosome 19, fSphaOr1.1, whole genome shotgun sequence includes the following:
- the dusp3a gene encoding dual specificity protein phosphatase 3 yields the protein MKKHQSPTKQQQQQQQQQQPPADVPVPSTEVTVQQLNELLSDGSGFYSLPTQHFNEVFPRIYIGNAFVAQNTMRLQKLGVTHVLNMAEGTSFMHVNTSADFYTGTGITYHGIQANDTEQFNLSAFFEEGADFIDKALAHNNGKGKVYVHCREGYSRSPTMVVAYLMLRHKMDARLAVATVRHKREIGPNDGFLRQLCQLNEKLAKEGKLNGEVGKLKTK from the exons ATGAAGAAACACCAGAGTCCTAcgaaacaacaacagcagcagcagcagcagcagcaaccacCAGCTGATGTCCCGGTTCCAAGCACCGAGGTTACCGTTCAACAACTCAACGAGCTCCTGTCGGACGGCAGCGGCTTCTACAGCCTACCGACACAGCACTTCAACGAGGTGTTCCCCAGGATTTACATCGGCAACGC GTTTGTAGCCCAGAATACAATGCGTCTTCAGAAACTCGGAGTGACACATGTCCTCAACATGGCAGAGGGCACTTCCTTCATGCATGTCAACACCAGTGCAGATTTCTACACCGGCACAGGCATCACATACCATGGTATCCAGGCCAATGACACCGAGCAGTTCAACCTCAGTGCCTTCTTTGAGGAGGGGGCAGATTTTATTGACAAGGCTCTAGCACACAATAATGGCAAAG GGAAGGTGTACGTACACTGCAGAGAGGGTTACAGCCGCTCCCCCACCATGGTTGTTGCTTACCTCATGCTGCGCCATAAAATGGATGCCCGGTTGGCGGTGGCCACTGTGAGGCATAAGAGAGAAATTGGTCCTAATGACGGCTTTCTGCGCCAACTGTGCCAGCTTAATGAGAAACTGGCAAAGGAGGGCAAGCTGAACGGGGAGGTGGGCAAGCTAAAGACCAAATGA